One window of Penaeus chinensis breed Huanghai No. 1 chromosome 1, ASM1920278v2, whole genome shotgun sequence genomic DNA carries:
- the LOC125035112 gene encoding uncharacterized protein LOC125035112: MASTKVTCQPLIRGVGGSRPSQAREALTVGSRLLLWLDTTLRMLSWCVNVVVLSDDPAFLASFAESSLRGRLLVWATRLLVVTRLPLHELRRLLASSWTFSMMNTIFINLEEGSGGLRQKIYTHFPYGRDGAQLVEVASWTSARGLSVRGGRQLFPEKFENFHGAKVGVTALPFRPYWIEEETKAPDGALLKTYSGSDGLLLTTIAEALNFSFVVLPVAGWGEVTSFVTERKSMMAAIYHILLPQRKERYDFTFTYEQIKTDFCMATPSLGTNWQSLYYPLSHGVWASVLAMLVVISCVLYVVTRVFSRDDGQRLGSWGVTEVVLGSLLGQSIVQRTGNGSRYRVLVATWLIFAFIVGTAYRGNLTAALTLPAYPPRPETIEQLVKAVESVTMPSYGTEFRDFFLQSGSFEFKTLGSQMVIVPSAMDGLRQALIKKQSHMDGRRYLDQMIAEHFTDARGEAQLYVGRQSVLPGLAGWPIPHDAPYKPQLDRLMMRIIEVAGLYEKWSEDMLRQARQEGRQKQKMKKQMQADKQEDDVEADSSDGAKALNIVHMQGPLMLLLLGLLLGVLAFVLELAVGGKTRPAVS, translated from the exons ATGGCTAGTACAAAGGTAAcgtgtcagcctctcatccgaggggtcggtggttcgcgTCCCTCCCAAGCACGAGAAGCTTTAACTGTGGGCAGCAGGTTATTGCTGTGGCTGGACACCACG TTACGTATGTTGTCGTGGTGCGTGAACGTGGTCGTCCTGAGCGACGACCCCGCCTTCCTGGCCTCGTTCGCCGAGTCGTCGCTCCGGGGCCGCCTCCTGGTGTGGGCCACGAGGCTCCTGGTCGTCACCCGCCTGCCCCTTCACGAGCTCCGGcggctcctcgcctcctcctggaCCTTCTCCATGATGAACACTATATTCATTAACTTGGAAGAGGGTTCAGGTGGACTTCG ACagaagatatacacacacttcccTTACGGTCGGGATGGAGCCCAGCTGGTCGAGGTGGCTTCGTGGACGTCGGCGCGAGGCCTCTCCGTCAGGGGTGGCCGCCAGCTGTTTCCGGAGAAGTTTGAGAA TTTCCACGGAGCCAAAGTGGGCGTGACGGCCTTGCCTTTCCGCCCCTACTGGATCGAGGAGGAGACGAAGGCCCCCGACGGCGCCCTCCTGAAGACGTACTCTGGCTCCGACGGCCTCCTCCTGACGACCATCGCGGAGGCGCTCAACTTCTCCTTCGTCGTCCTTCCCGTCGCAGGGTGGGGCGAG GTGACCTCCTTCGTGACGGAGAGGAAATCCATGATGGCGGCGATCTACCACATCCTCCTGCCGCAGCGAAAGGAACGTTATGATTTTACCTTCACGTACGAGCAGATAAAGACGGACTTCTGCATGGCCACACCCTCTCTTGGGACCAACTGGCAGAGTCTCTACTACCCGCTGTCTCATGGCGTGTGGGCGTCGGTACTGGCCATGTTGGTTGTTATCTCCTGCGTGTTGTATGTG GTCACCAGGGTCTTCAGCAGGGACGACGGCCAAAGACTCGGGTCCTGGGGCGTGACAGAGGTCGTCCTGGGATCCTTATTGGGCCAGAGCATAGTGCAGAGGACGGGCAATGGCAGTAGGTATCGTGTGCTCGTAGCGACGTGGCTGATTTTCGCCTTTATCGTCGGGACAGCTTATCGAGGGAACCTGACCGCTGCCCTGACGTTGCCCGCGTACCCACCCCGACCCGAGACCATCGAACAGCTTGTAAAGGCCGTGGAGAG cgTCACGATGCCCTCCTACGGGACTGAATTTCGAGATTTCTTCCTTCAGTCCGGATCCTTCGAGTTCAAAACGCTTGGTTCCCAGATGGTGATCGTGCCATCTGCCATGGATGGTCTTCGTCAGGCGTTGATCAAGAA GCAGTCTCACATGGACGGGCGGCGCTACCTGGACCAGATGATCGCGGAGCATTTCACGGACGCGCGCGGGGAGGCCCAGCTGTATGTGGGGCGTCAGAGCGTCCTTCCGGGGCTGGCGGGCTGGCCGATCCCCCACGATGCGCCCTACAAGCCGCAGCTCGACCGCCTCATGATGAGGATTATCGAGGTG GCCGGCTTATACGAGAAGTGGAGCGAAGACATGCTAAGACAAGCCCGACAAGAAGGAAGACAaaagcagaagatgaagaaacaaaTGCAGGCTGACAAGCAGGAGGACGACGTAGAAGCAGACAGCAGCGACGGCGCGAAGGCTCTGAACATCGTCCACATGCAAGGGCCGCTCATGCTGCTTCTCCTGGGCCTTCTGCTGGGGGTCCTCGCGTTCGTGTTGGAGCTCGCGGTCGGGGGAAAGACTCGGCCTGCAGTTTCCTAA